From a single Adhaeribacter swui genomic region:
- the atpC gene encoding ATP synthase F1 subunit epsilon: MYLEIITPDQKVFEGEVAGAKFPGTLGSFEVLNNHAPIISTLENGEIRITTAAGPQFFQVDGGVVEVLNNRIIVLAESISA, translated from the coding sequence ATGTATCTAGAAATTATTACCCCTGACCAGAAGGTATTTGAAGGTGAAGTGGCTGGTGCCAAATTCCCGGGTACTCTGGGCTCTTTTGAGGTACTTAATAATCATGCGCCCATTATCAGCACCTTGGAAAATGGCGAGATTCGAATAACAACCGCAGCCGGTCCCCAGTTTTTTCAGGTTGATGGTGGTGTAGTAGAGGTATTGAACAACCGCATTATTGTACTGGCCGAATCTATTTCTGCTTAA
- a CDS encoding trypsin-like peptidase domain-containing protein: MKKGFSVVLIALISAVMAIAGYRFIDKRFDNQQSNYYYQADPAPINLVSERAVLNSSANNPDFVAASSTVTPAVVHIKTTYAGSQSTSPLEELFGMPQSGRQAMASGSGVLITPDGYIVTNNHVIENASQIEVILPDKRSFKGKLIGRDPSTDLALVKVEGTNLPIVELGNSDNVQVGEWVLAVGYPLSLNSTVTAGIVSAKGRSIGILDQPSRDNYSDRSRQAAGTAIESFIQTDAAINPGNSGGALVNASGQLIGINAAIASQTGSYAGYGFAIPVNLVKKVVSDFRKYGEVKRGYLGVSFPAPAVEDQMLRDKGINPASVKGVYITGVQAGSGAAAAGLKEGDIIQSIDGVKVGSSAEFSERIARHRPGDKVELVYLRGNKTNNASVTLKGAESGNAVASTNAGRGLNTKLGATFAPVPDNIKQQYRLRSGVVITELQEGGFFESAGIPQGTIITNVNGRPVNKVTDIDEALRASRSNNVRIDGITPDGTGFVFNFPLGA; this comes from the coding sequence ATGAAAAAAGGATTCTCTGTTGTACTAATTGCCCTGATTTCAGCAGTTATGGCAATAGCTGGTTATCGGTTTATTGATAAACGATTCGATAATCAACAAAGTAACTATTACTACCAGGCCGATCCGGCTCCTATTAATTTGGTGAGCGAGCGGGCGGTTCTTAATTCTTCGGCCAATAACCCGGATTTTGTAGCCGCTTCCAGTACGGTAACTCCCGCGGTGGTACATATTAAAACTACGTACGCGGGTAGCCAGTCTACCAGCCCCTTGGAAGAGTTATTCGGGATGCCGCAATCCGGGCGGCAGGCGATGGCTTCCGGTTCCGGGGTGTTAATTACCCCCGATGGGTATATTGTTACCAACAACCACGTTATCGAAAATGCGTCGCAAATAGAAGTAATTTTACCCGATAAACGCTCGTTTAAAGGCAAATTAATTGGCCGCGACCCCAGCACCGACTTGGCTTTGGTTAAAGTAGAAGGTACAAATTTACCTATTGTGGAGCTGGGCAACTCGGATAATGTGCAGGTAGGCGAGTGGGTTTTGGCCGTTGGGTATCCGCTTTCGTTAAATTCTACGGTTACCGCCGGTATTGTGAGCGCCAAAGGCCGCAGCATTGGCATTTTGGATCAACCCAGCCGGGACAATTACAGTGACCGGTCGCGGCAAGCGGCTGGCACGGCCATTGAGTCGTTTATTCAAACGGATGCGGCCATTAACCCCGGTAACAGCGGGGGAGCGCTGGTAAATGCCTCCGGCCAGTTAATCGGAATAAACGCGGCTATTGCTTCGCAAACGGGCAGTTACGCGGGGTACGGTTTTGCCATTCCGGTAAACTTAGTAAAGAAAGTGGTGAGCGACTTCCGAAAATACGGCGAAGTAAAACGTGGCTACCTGGGCGTATCTTTCCCGGCACCAGCCGTAGAAGACCAAATGCTCCGCGATAAAGGAATAAATCCGGCTTCGGTCAAAGGCGTATATATTACCGGGGTACAAGCGGGTAGTGGAGCGGCAGCGGCTGGATTAAAAGAAGGGGATATTATTCAGAGTATCGACGGGGTGAAAGTAGGATCATCGGCTGAGTTCTCCGAAAGAATTGCCCGCCACCGGCCCGGCGATAAAGTAGAACTGGTATACCTGCGTGGGAATAAAACCAATAATGCAAGCGTAACTCTAAAAGGCGCCGAGTCAGGAAATGCGGTAGCCAGCACCAATGCGGGCCGTGGGCTGAACACGAAATTAGGCGCCACTTTTGCGCCGGTTCCGGATAACATTAAACAACAATACCGCTTGCGTTCCGGGGTAGTTATTACAGAGTTGCAAGAAGGCGGATTTTTTGAAAGTGCAGGTATTCCGCAAGGCACCATTATCACCAACGTAAATGGCCGGCCAGTTAACAAAGTAACCGACATCGACGAAGCTTTACGGGCTTCCCGAAGCAATAACGTGCGGATAGATGGCATTACCCCCGACGGTACCGGCTTTGTATTTAACTTCCCGCTAGGTGCTTAA
- a CDS encoding AI-2E family transporter, with amino-acid sequence MNAKHINLNRINKILLSVFLVGLLLYLAKTFLIPLAIATFFAMLLYPVAQKLQHHGLKKPLAATLAILLLLASITLVSIIIYYTLADLQKDLPAIEEKVKEKTEHLQWLLSRTTDISKYEQEVIIKQEKPSILKAIYKTIKNFLVDSLYLFLAIFIVLTYTFFLLVYRHRIHDFFIKINWFHNRDESREVLYRITHVVHDYLKGTLTVISILAVVYALGFWTIGLDHALLFALVTALLRLVPYFGSFLGIAFPIGFAFLTQESVLTPVLVLLYFMITQLLEANLLTPYITGSRVKLNPLATILAILLGNLIWGVPGMILFVPFFAILKVICDEIPALHPYGYLLGTEEEKIT; translated from the coding sequence ATGAATGCAAAACACATTAATTTAAACCGGATAAATAAAATTTTATTGTCGGTGTTTCTGGTAGGGTTGCTGCTTTACCTGGCAAAAACGTTTCTTATTCCTTTGGCTATTGCCACTTTCTTTGCCATGTTGTTGTACCCGGTGGCGCAAAAACTACAGCACCATGGTTTAAAAAAGCCCTTGGCGGCTACCCTGGCTATTTTATTATTATTGGCCAGCATTACCTTGGTAAGCATCATTATTTACTACACCTTAGCGGACTTGCAAAAAGATTTACCCGCAATAGAAGAAAAAGTAAAAGAAAAGACTGAGCATTTGCAGTGGCTGCTTTCCCGTACCACCGATATTTCTAAATACGAACAGGAAGTTATTATTAAACAGGAAAAACCCAGTATTTTAAAAGCCATTTACAAAACAATTAAAAATTTTCTGGTAGATAGCCTGTACCTGTTTCTGGCAATATTTATTGTTTTAACTTATACTTTCTTTTTGCTGGTGTACCGCCACAGAATTCATGATTTTTTTATTAAAATCAACTGGTTTCATAACCGGGATGAGTCGCGGGAAGTACTTTACCGGATTACCCACGTAGTGCACGATTACCTGAAAGGCACCCTTACCGTTATTTCTATTCTGGCGGTAGTATATGCGTTAGGCTTTTGGACTATTGGGCTGGACCACGCTCTTTTATTTGCTTTAGTTACGGCTTTGCTGCGCCTGGTGCCTTATTTTGGTTCTTTCTTAGGCATTGCATTCCCGATTGGTTTTGCTTTTCTCACCCAGGAATCTGTTTTAACTCCCGTGCTGGTTCTATTATATTTTATGATTACCCAACTGCTGGAGGCTAATTTATTAACGCCCTACATTACCGGGTCGCGGGTAAAACTAAATCCGTTGGCTACTATTCTGGCTATTTTGCTGGGTAATTTAATCTGGGGCGTACCCGGCATGATTTTGTTCGTGCCTTTTTTTGCCATTCTTAAAGTAATTTGCGACGAAATACCTGCATTGCACCCCTACGGGTATTTATTAGGCACGGAAGAGGAGAAAATAACATGA
- a CDS encoding carboxylesterase/lipase family protein, with protein sequence MMHYLNKLWCAGLLTVTLLSTGLAQTKTTGKAALNQVKTANGVLEGTTEKSGILAFKGIPFAAPPVGEFRWREPQPVKNWSGVRPSKQFGPRAMQLPIFGDMNFRSNGVSEDCLYLNVWTPAKTGKERLPVLVYFYGGGFVAGDGSEPRYDGESMAQRGIVAITVNYRLGVFGFMAHPELTKESPNKASGNYGLLDQSAALQWVKKNIAAFGGDPNKITIAGESAGSYSVSAQMASPLSKNLIAGAIGESGSLLSLRPPTTLAEAEKTGETFGSSVGATSLAALRAMPAQQLLEATGKPGVPRFPVVVDGYFFPKSPTQIFMAGEQAKVPLLAGWNSEESGYRGILGQEAPTPENYAKGVQKLYGDQANEILKVYPATTEEEVIQAATALASDRFIGYGTWKWIDVHAQTGNKPVYRYFYLRPRPEMTPEMGNAVAGLAGGVIKNPDAAAKKAAPARGASHSAEIEYAMGNLATNKVYAWQPEDYKVSETLQSYFADFIKTGNPNGNGLPKWPALTSGKPAPVMYIDVNTRLETDKTRERYLILEKVPAK encoded by the coding sequence ATGATGCATTATCTAAACAAATTATGGTGCGCTGGCCTCTTAACTGTAACCCTGCTGTCGACGGGTTTGGCGCAAACCAAAACAACGGGGAAGGCGGCTTTAAACCAGGTTAAAACGGCTAATGGTGTACTCGAAGGCACCACCGAAAAAAGCGGGATTTTGGCTTTTAAAGGCATCCCGTTTGCGGCACCGCCGGTTGGTGAATTCCGTTGGCGCGAACCACAACCCGTGAAAAACTGGTCGGGCGTGCGGCCGTCCAAGCAATTTGGCCCACGGGCCATGCAATTGCCCATTTTCGGCGATATGAATTTCCGCTCGAACGGCGTAAGCGAAGATTGTTTGTACTTAAACGTTTGGACTCCGGCTAAAACGGGTAAAGAGCGCCTGCCGGTGCTGGTGTATTTCTACGGCGGTGGCTTTGTAGCCGGTGACGGCTCCGAACCGCGTTACGACGGTGAAAGCATGGCCCAGCGGGGTATTGTAGCCATTACGGTTAATTACCGCCTCGGCGTGTTTGGCTTTATGGCTCACCCGGAATTAACCAAAGAATCGCCGAACAAAGCATCGGGCAACTACGGCCTCCTGGACCAAAGTGCGGCTTTGCAGTGGGTTAAGAAAAACATTGCGGCCTTTGGCGGCGACCCCAATAAAATTACCATTGCCGGCGAATCGGCGGGTTCATATTCGGTAAGCGCCCAAATGGCCTCCCCTTTATCTAAAAACTTAATTGCCGGCGCTATTGGAGAAAGCGGTTCTTTACTATCCTTGCGGCCACCTACTACCTTAGCCGAAGCCGAAAAAACCGGCGAAACCTTCGGCAGTAGCGTTGGCGCTACCTCTTTGGCCGCTTTACGCGCCATGCCGGCACAGCAACTTTTAGAAGCCACCGGCAAACCCGGCGTGCCGCGCTTTCCGGTGGTAGTAGATGGTTATTTCTTCCCGAAATCTCCAACTCAAATTTTTATGGCCGGTGAACAAGCTAAAGTTCCTTTACTAGCCGGCTGGAACTCCGAAGAATCAGGTTACCGGGGCATCTTGGGTCAGGAAGCACCTACTCCGGAGAATTACGCGAAAGGTGTACAAAAACTGTACGGCGACCAGGCCAACGAAATTTTAAAAGTTTACCCGGCCACCACCGAAGAAGAAGTTATTCAAGCTGCAACGGCCTTAGCCAGCGACCGGTTTATTGGGTACGGCACCTGGAAGTGGATTGACGTGCACGCGCAAACCGGCAACAAACCAGTATATCGTTATTTTTACCTACGTCCGCGTCCCGAAATGACTCCCGAAATGGGTAATGCCGTAGCCGGACTCGCCGGAGGAGTTATTAAAAACCCGGATGCTGCCGCTAAAAAAGCAGCCCCTGCCCGGGGTGCCTCCCACTCCGCCGAAATTGAATACGCTATGGGTAATTTAGCCACAAACAAAGTGTACGCCTGGCAACCCGAAGATTATAAAGTATCAGAAACCTTACAAAGCTATTTTGCTGACTTTATAAAAACCGGCAACCCCAACGGCAACGGTTTACCCAAATGGCCAGCGCTCACCTCGGGCAAACCTGCCCCGGTAATGTATATTGATGTAAATACCCGCCTCGAAACCGACAAAACCCGGGAACGCTACCTGATTCTGGAAAAAGTACCGGCTAAATAA
- a CDS encoding alpha/beta hydrolase: MVACTVKNANRKEGTNTVSYHHQYNTGRLTARPNNTLNKDFFITGVRPLQLDSQKDGFVLVPKSYKPDRPAAVAVILHGADGDAAQGLSLLRKYAEENNMILIAPAARAATWDIVQQNRFGADAIFLDEALTLAFERYNIDTTHVAIGGFSDGASYALSLGLANGDLFTHILAFSPGFVHAPEQNGKPAVYISHGIQDQILLIDSCSRRIVPQLQSQGLIVNYREFEGGHEIPDSVVAASIKWFLDSSLSKR, from the coding sequence ATGGTAGCCTGTACGGTTAAAAACGCGAATAGAAAAGAGGGCACCAATACAGTATCTTACCACCATCAATACAATACCGGCCGTTTAACTGCCCGCCCCAATAATACTTTAAACAAAGATTTTTTTATTACCGGAGTAAGGCCCCTGCAATTAGATAGCCAGAAAGATGGCTTTGTTCTTGTCCCGAAATCGTATAAACCGGACCGCCCGGCTGCCGTGGCGGTAATATTACACGGCGCCGATGGGGACGCAGCACAAGGTTTGTCGCTGCTGCGGAAGTACGCCGAAGAAAATAATATGATTTTAATTGCCCCGGCTGCGCGGGCAGCAACCTGGGATATAGTTCAACAGAACCGCTTTGGGGCGGATGCCATTTTTCTTGATGAAGCATTAACCTTAGCTTTTGAACGGTACAATATTGATACAACGCATGTGGCTATAGGCGGTTTTTCTGATGGCGCTTCGTACGCCCTTTCTCTGGGTTTGGCCAACGGCGATCTTTTTACGCATATTCTGGCTTTTTCGCCAGGGTTTGTCCATGCCCCCGAACAAAATGGAAAACCAGCCGTGTATATTTCCCACGGCATCCAGGACCAGATTTTACTTATAGATTCGTGCAGCCGCCGCATTGTGCCGCAGTTGCAGAGCCAGGGGTTAATAGTAAATTATCGGGAGTTTGAAGGCGGCCACGAAATACCCGACTCTGTGGTAGCGGCCAGCATAAAGTGGTTCTTAGACTCTAGTTTAAGTAAACGCTAG
- the msrB gene encoding peptide-methionine (R)-S-oxide reductase MsrB, protein MLRWIDVLKYAKYSNPEPPQRVEKTEEEWRQQLTPAQFRVLREQATEPPYRNAYCRTYAPGVYACAGCHSILFNSTDKYHAISGWPSFKQPVSKSALRYLFDDSYNMHRIEVRCNVCGGHLGHVFPDGPEPTGLRYCINSESLIRQELPAGL, encoded by the coding sequence ATGCTCCGCTGGATAGACGTGCTGAAATATGCCAAATACAGTAATCCGGAACCGCCGCAACGCGTAGAAAAAACCGAGGAGGAATGGCGGCAACAACTAACTCCGGCGCAATTCCGAGTTTTAAGAGAGCAAGCCACCGAGCCACCTTACCGCAATGCGTATTGCCGCACCTATGCCCCCGGCGTATACGCTTGTGCGGGTTGCCACAGCATTTTATTTAACTCTACCGATAAATACCACGCCATTTCGGGATGGCCCAGTTTTAAGCAACCGGTAAGCAAAAGCGCTTTGCGTTATTTGTTCGACGATAGTTACAATATGCACCGCATAGAAGTGCGTTGTAATGTGTGCGGTGGTCATTTAGGGCATGTTTTTCCGGATGGCCCGGAACCCACCGGACTCCGGTACTGCATTAATTCTGAAAGTTTAATCCGGCAAGAACTACCCGCAGGTTTATGA
- a CDS encoding DUF5655 domain-containing protein, with translation MNQNLPRNASYKTVEEFLANKSAHTKELYYHFIQEYLFLADIQVRPAKTMIGIATPRKRIAYITQLGRNFIHVYFPFEKPYPDNLCFQKIAQVPGNQKQFNHHLRLYATEDLNEEVKHYMLLAYQLGI, from the coding sequence ATGAACCAAAACTTGCCGCGTAACGCCAGCTACAAAACCGTTGAAGAATTTTTAGCTAATAAATCGGCGCACACCAAAGAGCTGTATTATCATTTTATTCAAGAGTATTTATTTTTAGCCGACATACAGGTACGCCCGGCTAAAACCATGATTGGTATTGCCACGCCCCGAAAACGCATTGCCTATATTACGCAACTAGGCCGCAATTTTATTCACGTGTATTTTCCTTTCGAAAAGCCCTACCCCGATAACTTGTGTTTCCAGAAAATTGCCCAGGTACCCGGCAACCAAAAACAGTTTAATCATCATTTGCGCTTGTACGCTACCGAAGATTTAAACGAGGAAGTAAAACACTATATGTTGCTGGCTTACCAGTTGGGAATTTAA
- a CDS encoding START domain-containing protein has translation MRLLVFIWVCLFKLSFCLGQDAWELRRNENGIAVYSRKVADASFKEIKVECALPGTPAQLIRIIKDVPHHSDWVYGVKKASILKKKSDYNFIYHTESDMPWPVTDRDLVAENTIHPMDKNGRVTIEIHSLKDYLPETKGFVRVPYSAASWDILPLPENKIKVTYIFRVNPGGAIPAWLVNATIAAGPYNSFMKLREILESGKYK, from the coding sequence ATGCGGCTTCTGGTTTTTATATGGGTTTGTCTATTTAAATTAAGTTTTTGTTTAGGCCAGGATGCGTGGGAACTGCGCCGAAATGAAAACGGAATAGCAGTATATAGCCGGAAAGTGGCGGATGCGTCGTTTAAAGAAATTAAGGTAGAATGTGCGTTGCCCGGTACCCCAGCACAGCTTATCCGGATAATAAAAGATGTGCCTCATCACTCGGACTGGGTGTATGGTGTTAAAAAGGCTAGTATTTTAAAAAAGAAATCGGACTATAACTTTATTTACCACACCGAATCGGATATGCCCTGGCCAGTTACCGACCGGGATTTAGTGGCCGAAAATACCATTCATCCAATGGATAAAAACGGCCGGGTTACGATAGAGATCCATAGTTTAAAAGATTATTTGCCGGAAACTAAAGGCTTTGTGCGGGTACCTTACTCCGCCGCCAGTTGGGATATTTTACCTTTGCCGGAGAATAAAATTAAAGTAACCTACATTTTTCGGGTTAACCCCGGGGGAGCAATTCCGGCCTGGTTGGTAAATGCCACTATTGCGGCGGGGCCATATAATAGCTTTATGAAACTGCGCGAGATACTAGAAAGTGGCAAGTACAAATAA